One Acidobacteriota bacterium genomic window, TGCGCTGCTTACGCCTGAAGGCTCGGGATTTGATTTGAATGGAAGTCCGTTCTCGCCAGGTCCTTTGATCATGCGCTTGGCGAGTCGCCCAACCAAGAAGACGACGACCGGGGCAAAAGTGAAAACCCAAACCCATTGCCCCGTGAGAACCCATGGGGCGTGTGGCCCAAGAATTCTCCCCGACAAGGCGAGTGAGCCTGCCCACAGAAAGCCTCCGAGCAGATCGAGACAAAAAAAGCCCATGATCGGATAGCCAGCGGAGCCCACGAATGGTGGTGCAAACATGCGCACTCCCGGAAAAAACTTCGAAAAAAGCAAAGTCAGAATTCCAAAGCGACGGAAGAACCGTTCCGTGTTCAAAACACAGGTCCGAGAGCCAAGTGTGAACTTGCAGTAAACGTGTAACACGCGCGTGCCCCCGTAGCGGCCCAGAAAATACCACGGGGCTTCGCCTAGGGTAGCTCCAAGACCCGCAACAAGTGTGAGGAAGAGGATCCCTCTGTTACCACTTGCAGCCTCCGCTCCGGCAAGCACGACCAGTGGCCCGCCCGGCGAGGGGAAGCCCAAGAATTCCAGTACAGCGGCTGCGAAAACGGCACTGCTGCCGAGCCAAAGTTCCGTCACTGGATATGACCAATGCATTTCCTGCCTGACTCTTCAATTAAATTTTTTCGCGAGTTTCGCCTTACGTGTCTGCTCCACCTTTCCATTGGCTTAGGCCGCGCTTCACTGTTATGATTCGCAGGTACTAAGTCCAATAAAGTAAGTGTAAGATCGCCTGAACTTCTTACAGATGGCTGTGACCAACTTTTCTGACCCAGAATTCCTGAAGCGACTGAGGGAGCGCGACGCCGCAAGCTTGGAGGCAGTTGTGGGTGCTTACCTCCCCCAGTTGATTCGGGCTGCTTGGGGGATGGGATTCTCACATGACGAAGCGCAGGATCTCGGCCAATCGGTATTCCTCGCATTGATGGAAGGTATAGCAAGGTTCGAAGGCCGATCCCACATCCGAACCTTTTTATTCGGCATCTTTTACAACAAAGTATCCGAGCACTTAA contains:
- a CDS encoding DedA family protein is translated as MHWSYPVTELWLGSSAVFAAAVLEFLGFPSPGGPLVVLAGAEAASGNRGILFLTLVAGLGATLGEAPWYFLGRYGGTRVLHVYCKFTLGSRTCVLNTERFFRRFGILTLLFSKFFPGVRMFAPPFVGSAGYPIMGFFCLDLLGGFLWAGSLALSGRILGPHAPWVLTGQWVWVFTFAPVVVFLVGRLAKRMIKGPGENGLPFKSNPEPSGVSSADIREAIV